The DNA sequence aattttatttaaacgaGCTTGAGGTAAATATCTTCCAATGGGGAAGTGCTAATAATGTGCATGAAAAACTGGACATACATGCGTGcagtttttttcatatatataagtatatatgccTGACAGTTACGTGAACAGTAAATGTAAAACAAACCATACATTTGGAAAATTCAAGATGAAACAATTCTTTTGGTGCAATATATAACAGCCAGGGGAGAAATAGGATAATCCAGATTATGATTGCAAAACTATAACACATGTATGCATCAACTGTTGTTAAGATATTTGGGgcttacttattaaaaaaatatatatttggagCTTTACAGTATTAATGTAGGAATTAGAGTACCTGCACTGCATTGAGTATTTTGGAATGATAAACAGCAACAGGAGATACAGAGGCAGTAGTGTTCTGCGTGCTTGGAATGTCAAGAATGCCGTTCTGCCAGTGACCAGATTGTGTTTCACCATTTCTGAATGTGTACATTCCAAGCCCTTGCCTTCTACCTTCATGCCAGGCTCCCTCATATTGATGTCCATTTGCAAAAGAATAGACCCCAAAACCATGCATCTTGTCCGCAAAATATTCTCCAGCGTATTTGTCCCCATttctaaacaaataaaaatacatgagtTGGAACAAAATATAGGATCAAAacttcaaatatcaaaattttcagttctgttttttcttttttgcgcccagggtttttttttttttttggggggggggggggggggggtgttgggGCATTGTACTTGATAATGCTGCCGTAGATATATGAACAGATGCAGAATCAACAATGAAACTTACTAATTGATACTCGGATGGAAAGATAGATTAGGTAATCATTCTAAATTCATGAAGAAAGGAAACTTGATGAGCAGGTGTGTGAATGTGCATTAGTAtagacatgagagagagagagagagagagagagagagagagagagagagagagagagagagagaggtgggagGGAGAGGGGGATAGGCATTCCACCTATTGAGTAAGAACTAAGTTGGTGTGTGGGTCTAAAACGACTGAGAGATAACATTCAGTAGCTATTTAACTTTGGGAATACACACctaagattgaaaaaaaaaccaCATAAAAATGGAGTGGGGAACAAGCAAAGCAATAgggataatatttaattattaaagacACAATGAATAGAATAGAAGGCTATACTTATTTACTAAAGGTAGATCTTCATACACGATAGTACGACCATTggttcaccattacagctttaACTAGTCATAGCTGCTTTAATAAGCAGATCTTTATAATCCAGTTAAAAGCAcaggattaaaaataaaacataattaacTTTAAACCAGTCATTAGAGGAAGAGATAATGCTGACACCCTTGTGCCTTAAAGATTACAGCTTTGAgcaataaaataactaatactCAAGCACTAAAAGAACAGGTCAATTTTCtgtatacttccagtgtacATGGCTTTGGCTTAtctcattcatatcaataatatctatcttttacttatcaaaaagaagaaaaaaaaaaaaaaaaacctaaaagaACAGGTCAAATTACAGCGACACCATATATATCATCCAAAATTTCTAGATTTTCtgcctataaaaaataatattctctcTAATCCAGAAGGACCCAACAGAAATCATGACCGATTAGGTTCATCAATCTCTAACTTAAAAGAATCTTCTACAACATAATGCTAAAAAATATAAACCTAAACTCAATCATCTAAACGAATTCAAATACATAATAAGCAAGCAATACAACTACACAAACAAGAATTAGCAACCAAGATCAATCAAAAATCAAACACACCCAGTATCTATTATAAAATCTAACACCAGGTGGCACAAAAATCCATTCTTCAATCATTGATAaccaaagcaaaaataaaaaataaaattgacgaTTCTTTTTGGGACCTGAAATGGTAGTGACCAAGGCCGTGCTTGACGCCCCATTTGAACTCCCCGACATACCGACTCCCATCCTCGCAGTTATGCACTCCACACCCATGACTCTGTCCATTAGCCCATTCCCCGGCATAAACATCACCGGTATAAAACCTATATACCCCAAAACCATTCCGAAGCCCCTGCCGATACTGCCCACGATACCGGCTTCCCCTGGCCCACGTCTCCACTCCATAGCCGTCATACTTGCCATCGACCCAGTCCCCCTCGTACCTTCCACTCATGTAATAGTAATACACTCCACTTCCCGAGCACTTTCCTTTGTGAAACTCGCCCTCGTACACGTCACCGTTGCTATAGACCTGGACCCAACAGCCCGAATTTGCTATCTTTTCGGGTTTAAAACGCGACCCAATTGACCAAAACACCGGCAGAGGCGGCCGGGAGTTGGGCGAGCCGTTGGAGAGCTTAATCGGGAAGGACCGCGCAAGGAAAAGGCGTATGGAGGGGAGGCGAGGGAGCGCGAGGTTAAGCGAGAACAAGAGGGCGGCGGAGAAGGCGAAGGCGGAGAGGAAGTCGAGGAGGAAGGAGTGGCTCGGATGGGACACCAAGAAGTAGAAGAACGGGAGGGCGAGCAAGAGGATCAGCCGCAGATGGACCCGCAATCGTCGAAAGTGCTTGGCTTTGCGGAGAGCTCGATACAAAAAGGTCTTGAAGGCGAGCGACACGGAGAAAAGGGAAGCGTTTTGGGGACTGAATTGCGGTGGGTGCGAGTGGAATTGGTAGATGGTGGGGGATTTGGAAAGGGATGAGTGAGCTTGGGTCAAAAGGGTCCGCTTGTAAGGGGTTgacgaagaggaagaagaaggagaaggagggGTAATTGGGTCATTGTGATGTAGCTGTTGGTGGGAGGGGGATTGAAAATGAAGAGCAGAAGAAAGGTAGGGATGAAGAGATTGTTCGGGGTAAGGGGAAAGTTGGGAATTGTAAGAATGTTTGTGGTGGATAGAGGAGGGAGGAGGAAAGACGAGAGGAGGGGTTGGATTGAAATCGGAAGAGACGCCGCTGCTTTCTTTTCCGATCTGAACTTCGGATTTCTTCTGATGCATTACATATATAGAAAAGAGAAAACTCCTCTTCTTCCCTTACTTCTCTGTGACTTGTTTCGCTTCTGATGAAACTCcagaactctctctctttttctcagcGTATTGGTTgtgttgcttttatttttgaatgaatTCAAATGGGTTTGGCGTATTTTTCAATGGCCAACGCTTTAGGTGTTGGTGATGTTGTttcttttagagagagagagagagagagagagagagaagagcgGCGTGTGCGTGAAAGTTTATGGTAAAAGGGCAAGAGAGAGAGTGGTTTTTTGGAAGAACGAAGAGACGTAGATCGGTTGGGAATTGAGGACGTGGACTTATGTATTTCAATGAATTTACTAACTAATTCCttgctatttttttctctcttttgaatattaaaaatctattttctgagataatatgataataattattattaaaaaaatatgtttgaaaaaaaaagtgtgaatggaaatttttttgcatttttgaaaattaaacgatatttaatgttaaattgtaaagtgcctattaaaataaataatagtatggAAGGTTGTCTATGGCTACGGTTagtaaatatttcttaaaaaaagaaaagaaaagagaaagctAAAGTCTTTAGGAATTTTCAAAAAGGATACACCATTTTCACTTGAtattgtggtttttggaaattTAGGGAACCATTAACATTACTCGAAGCTTAGGGAACCCCTCACAATACGCCTTAGCGTCCTTTCAAAACTACACcctattaataataaataacatttcaTGTGTCAAAGTTATAATATTCgtattaataaatgttatttttggaCCTATAGAAATATAATTAgagattttttatttgcttctaaaataacctctccttttttttttttctttcttttgacgTCAATGAATTGAGTTATGTtacgtacagtcatttttacgtattgtTTACGTGACTAAAACAGTGAAAACAAAAGTTGTAAATGGGATGATTTTGTTTATGacacttataaaataaaaatgaatttaaaaataatatgatcacaagttaattaaaaaaaaattacaactaacattttctaaaattctagTTTTTCAGGCCATATTggaatttttatctattttttctcttgcTATCTTTGCTGGTTATATGCATAGATCAGAAGTTTTTTACCTTTTATAGATGCCAAAAAGGCAAAATAATATAGtaacccaagaaaaaaaaaaggtaagacCCCCTAACTTTGTAGACAGAAACTAAATAATCAGAGGATCACCAGTAGAAAAATGGTGTTTCACAAGTCTAATCTGCCTCAATGCttgtgttgttgttgttgttgatggAGATTGGTTGCTTATCAAGAAATGAGTGAGAACAAAAGAGACTCTCAAATAAGGAAGCTTCCGATATGattatatttgttatatatgAATCTAATGGACAATGATTGCCATTGacaactctatttttttttggttctaatTATCATTAGAACTATTATTATGGTAAGCTTACTCCTTTGATTTTTCTCTACTCATGAAAATAATAGTTCAACAGGGActgtcttttattattattattattgttattgttgtaTTTCCATTTTTCCTAATTTTTCGTCTCATTTATTTAAATccaatgctactcatcatcttaatttttatcgTTCTCTCATTATTCCATGATATGACATtagatgattaaaaattatttattatatttcatttgtaaacctatcatttaatattatattatgagatgatgagaaaataaatgatgaacAGATTCTTTTAAGATTATATCCTTATCAGAATGAGTGAAGTGATTTTTCTATTGATAGGAAGTGTTCATcgctttcattttagtttgaaaCTTCCCGTAGTCAAGTAGATCATCTTTTCACCCAACACAATCTAGTGCTGtatacatttttcaaaaaagcaATCCCTATCACTCCTTACACATGCCATGAATGTGTTTGTTGCATAATGCGTGCCAAACAAATTATCATTACTTTATGACTTTCTTTTCAGTTTCTCCCTTGATTTCAACagataaatgaaataataaacaTGTATGGAAAGATGGGTCGTATCTCTTAATAATGTGTAAGGGGAAGGCATTAGTGCTTTGCATTTTCTAATCGATCCATAGCCCAATGCATTAAATTGTATATAATGTTTTCAACGACATAAAATACATAGAGAAGTTTGCCAATGAATACACTTTGAGCATGATCATGACTGAAAAGAAAAGGCCAATATCTTTCTTAAATACCATGATATATTGCTTTTGTCAAGCCTTTGGATATCCCTAATGATTTTGAGATTTACAACTCTAGGATATTCTACACTCAACTGCAAAATCATAAAAGGCAACTCAGGCAAAGGAAACCGCAAAAGCACTAGGCGCATCCTCAGCCAGAGATAATGAGAGAAGCTTACAAAGGCTCTGCtaaattcatgaaaataaaagagTGGCTTCGCAGTGCTAATAGGCAAATTTCCACTTTAAACATTTTCATTGACAAAATCAATTGTAGTACTATATTGCATTTCATCTTGCCCGTTAGAGCCACtcatattttataacataaacatgaggAAAGATGAGAACAGCCACAAATGGACAATTGGAGAATTCATCACAAATGGTAACTTCCACCTCTTATGTCACGGCTTGTGGAGCTTGAAGCCAAAAACTCTTGGAACGTAGCTCTGTGTTGCCTTCTGTGGCTTTATGTGTCCATATGTCATTAAAAATAAGTGGGGAAACGTGGTTCCGAAATAAGCTCCATCGATATCTTGAAAATGTCAAGAAATTTTGAGATTGCAACTAAAGAGAACTTGCAAAATTGAAACACGTCCTAGATTTGGCCACAGTACCACAACAGTCGAAACAAAGATTATTATTCATGCAAATCACAATCATACATGAATAAACCAGCAGTTCAAATGGACACTCCAGATGAAGACATCAAGCCACGAGTAGCTTAAGAGCATTAACAAAGGCACAAAAATTAAGTGAGAATTTAAACAATTAGCATTTCAGCAAATGAGTATCTTTGCAAATTAGAACGATTTACACTACCTCAGATTCCATGTATATGGTTCTGGACTCGGGGCTTGCAAATGATTATCCTACTCTCAATCAACCTCACATAGATCCATAGTTGGACCTTGCGTAATAACTCATTTACTAGCCACTACAATCCAAGCTTGGATTTGGAATCAAGATGTCATGATACTCAACCATAAGCATCAAACGTTAGCAAAATGGTTGCTCAGCACCACGGGCGACGGCGGCAGAAGGGTAACATTCAGGACAGCCAGTTAGATagaaggaagaaggagaagaagaaccCCAGAGACCGTACTAAACATTTTCTCATCAGTGAAATGAATGGATTTGGATCCCCTGAGTTCCTGCCGGAACTCTAGGGCCTATAGTAAAAgagagatagaaatacaaagtgGTCCCACAGCAGCAAAAACTTAAGGGGATCTAAAtccaatcaaaataattttgttgaagaaaaatatatcaGTGAGAATCAATGCTGAAGGAGATGTAGGATAGATGCAAATAATTTTCAAACCAAGCAACGACTATTGCAACAGAAGGATACTGCCTTGGTACTTGGATCGAGGAtaataaatatcttcacattTGGGGCAGTAGATTTTTACGGTGCTTGAGCGAGGGATATCAGACTGACCAACTGGGAGGCAGGGTTGCCCACAGCAGTAAACCCTAGGGCATCTTCCAAAATCATAGTTTTTGTACTTCTCCAACTGCAGAAGATTTAACAGTTAtgcttaaacaaaaaattaattaaaacaagaacagtaaacataaacaaaaagcATAAGTTAACCTGAAGCTTACCATTGCAGCCATTCCCTTGCTTGTCAGTATGTATCTAACATGTATAAGACCATACAGCATCTCCGCTGCTGATTCAACCAATTCATTTTGCTCTTCTGTAAACATGTCACCTGAGCAAGTCAACATCCGACCCATTAAAAAGGGCTTGATGGCTAGATTCttcacatgcacacacacacacacacacacacagactaCAAGACTGCGACGAACGTAGGACCCTAGTTAGCCTGATAGTGAAATTAGTCACTTCTTGACACTGCATTTTAACTTAACTCTTGATAATCATATGAGTCTTTTGCCCACAATCCCCATACTAAGTTATGTTCTAAACTGAAATACAAGTTTCACCCACAATTCACGACATCACATTgaattttgccaaaaaatagtattaaaatacCAAAATATAATTAGAATAGAAAATTTGTTACCATGAGAAGATTCAACATCCAAAATCAGATCAAGTGCGTAATCATAATAAGGAACTTGACTGCTCAAGCCGCAAAGATTGAAATCATCTTGAACATATTCATCATCAACTTCACAGAAAAATTCATTTCCTCGCAAATTGCAAAACCATGAAATCCATGACGTATCATCTCCATCAGAACCACTAACATCCGATCCTTCACTGTCTGTTTCAGATTCCTCTGGAATCAATGCAAACAAGGCCACCATCagccaaaaaaagaaagaaaggagacaattataaaactttcaatcGATTATATTGCAATAAATAAATCGCTATTCACACTCATAGAATAAAACactcatttttatttgttataatataatgcAGCTAGAACTGCCAACAAAGAC is a window from the Carya illinoinensis cultivar Pawnee chromosome 14, C.illinoinensisPawnee_v1, whole genome shotgun sequence genome containing:
- the LOC122294240 gene encoding uncharacterized protein LOC122294240, whose protein sequence is MHQKKSEVQIGKESSGVSSDFNPTPPLVFPPPSSIHHKHSYNSQLSPYPEQSLHPYLSSALHFQSPSHQQLHHNDPITPPSPSSSSSSTPYKRTLLTQAHSSLSKSPTIYQFHSHPPQFSPQNASLFSVSLAFKTFLYRALRKAKHFRRLRVHLRLILLLALPFFYFLVSHPSHSFLLDFLSAFAFSAALLFSLNLALPRLPSIRLFLARSFPIKLSNGSPNSRPPLPVFWSIGSRFKPEKIANSGCWVQVYSNGDVYEGEFHKGKCSGSGVYYYYMSGRYEGDWVDGKYDGYGVETWARGSRYRGQYRQGLRNGFGVYRFYTGDVYAGEWANGQSHGCGVHNCEDGSRYVGEFKWGVKHGLGHYHFRNGDKYAGEYFADKMHGFGVYSFANGHQYEGAWHEGRRQGLGMYTFRNGETQSGHWQNGILDIPSTQNTTASVSPVAVYHSKILNAVQEARRAAEKAYDVAKVDERVNRAVAAANRAANAARVAAVKAVQKQIHRNSNNENIPIPIT
- the LOC122294243 gene encoding putative casein kinase II subunit beta-4 isoform X2; this translates as MYRDRGGGVGSSRSEIVGGPLDRKRINDALDRHLEKSSPSTSRGGLNSKDKERLSVPSTSTGKSQQLDHRDSRPASLAKNKCSDEESETDSEGSDVSGSDGDDTSWISWFCNLRGNEFFCEVDDEYVQDDFNLCGLSSQVPYYDYALDLILDVESSHEEQNELVESAAEMLYGLIHVRYILTSKGMAAMLEKYKNYDFGRCPRVYCCGQPCLPVGQSDIPRSSTVKIYCPKCEDIYYPRSKYQGNIDGAYFGTTFPHLFLMTYGHIKPQKATQSYVPRVFGFKLHKP
- the LOC122294243 gene encoding putative casein kinase II subunit beta-4 isoform X1 gives rise to the protein MYRDRGGGVGSSRSEIVGGPLDRKRINDALDRHLEKSSPSTSRGGLNSKDKERLSVPSTSTGKSQQLDHRDSRPASLAKNKCSDEESETDSEGSDVSGSDGDDTSWISWFCNLRGNEFFCEVDDEYVQDDFNLCGLSSQVPYYDYALDLILDVESSHGDMFTEEQNELVESAAEMLYGLIHVRYILTSKGMAAMLEKYKNYDFGRCPRVYCCGQPCLPVGQSDIPRSSTVKIYCPKCEDIYYPRSKYQGNIDGAYFGTTFPHLFLMTYGHIKPQKATQSYVPRVFGFKLHKP